From a single Metopolophium dirhodum isolate CAU chromosome 6, ASM1992520v1, whole genome shotgun sequence genomic region:
- the LOC132947750 gene encoding uncharacterized protein LOC132947750 has translation MGERAILAARNKDVDSFNFNIQSKIAGELRSYKSVDSTTDENEAVNYPTEFLNSLDVPGTPPHNLQVKVGSIIIMLRNLNPPKLCNGTRLSVKKLRNNVIQSTIIKGKFKREEVLIPRIPIIPTDLPFQFKRIQFPVRVAFAMTINKSQGQYRWKSVGSIWNFHVFRKGSCTLAVRVLADHLRCLFLHQKTKRKTLFIKMHSTDFCNNLFTWNS, from the coding sequence ATGGGTGAACGGGCAATACTAGCAGCGAGGAATAAGGACGTCGATAGCTTCAATTTTAACATTCAGAGTAAAATTGCTGGAGAATTGCGTTCGTACAAATCCGTTGACAGCACGACCGACGAAAACGAAGCGGTCAACTATCCGACAGAATTTTTGAACTCGCTTGATGTGCCAGGAACTCCACCGCATAATTTACAGGTAAAAGTGGGATCGATCATTATTATGTTGCGGAATCTAAATCCTCCTAAATTGTGCAATGGTACACGATTGTCCGTCAAGAAACTGAGGAACAATGTAATACAATCAACGATCATCAAGGGCAAATTCAAACGAGAGGAAGTCCTTATCCCACGAATTCCGATCATTCCAACAGATCTTCCATTTCAGTTTAAGCGGATTCAGTTTCCCGTTCGAGTGGCTTTTGCGATGACAATCAATAAATCGCAAGGCCAATATCGTTGGAAGTCTGTGGGATCAATTTGGAATTTCCATGTTTTTCGTAAGGGCAGCTGTACGTTGGCAGTTCGCGTGTTGGCAGACCATCTTCGTTGTTTATTTTTGCACCagaaaacaaaacgaaaaacatTGTTTATCAAAATGCACTCAACTGATTTctgtaacaatttatttacatgGAATTCTTGA